From a single Hippopotamus amphibius kiboko isolate mHipAmp2 chromosome X, mHipAmp2.hap2, whole genome shotgun sequence genomic region:
- the LOC130842543 gene encoding cytochrome c oxidase subunit 6A1, mitochondrial-like, translated as MAAAAGSQVSQLQGCSQLQLSQPMLSGSHGEEGSAHMRKALTYAMVLPRVEVRMLNIFLKSHHREKERPEVITYPHLRIRSKPFCCGYGNHILFHNPHVNLLPTGYEDQ; from the coding sequence ATGGCAGCTGCAGCTGGATCTCAGGTTTCTCAGCTGCAAGGTTGTTCccagctgcagctgagccagccaatGTTGAGTGGCTCCCATGGTGAGGAGGGCTCAGCTCACATGCGTAAGGCCCTTACCTACGCCATGGTGCTCCCCAGGGTGGAAGTGAGAATGCTGAACATCTTCCTAAAGTCACACCATAGAGAGAAGGAGAGACCCGAGGTCATCACCTACCCCCATCTCCGCATCAGGTCCAAGCCCTTTTGCTGTGGATATGGTAACCATATCCTATTCCATAACCCACATGTGAATCTGCTTCCAACTGGCTATGAAGATCAGTAA